Proteins co-encoded in one Methanothermobacter sp. genomic window:
- the kaiC gene encoding circadian clock protein KaiC translates to MRGSFRPVEKAPTGIWGVDSITRGGLPRGRNTLVYGGPGTGKTFFAMQFLINGASLYDEPGVMVTFEESKDNLIENFRLEDNLLEDLIQEDKMFIEDLSSIFGVESGDYSLDALLVRLEDAIKRVNAKRIVIDKVDTLLSHFKKDMREELIRLINWLNSKGLTSIFTSGENPYGGATHGLEDYISDCVIHLKYQYKDYIGTRYMTIRKYRGSEHGLNEYPMLINSKGLSLFPITSLKLDYSVSRKIVSSGIPELDNILGGGFYQGSSVLISGTTGTGKTSFVSTFAQEACNRGERCLFFANEEPTDQIIRNMKSVGINLKKFIEEGKLLIHAERPTTLCLEAHLTSMQDIVRDFRPDHVIIDPISALTEAGFAVKDLFIRFTDFLKNKKITSILTYLTMGGRPLTTTEMRLSSLIDTWIILDQTERGGEYLKILRVLKSRGMEHSTRPHEIQLTKKGIKIKKWGVKTI, encoded by the coding sequence ATGAGGGGATCTTTTAGGCCAGTTGAGAAGGCCCCGACTGGTATCTGGGGTGTTGATAGTATAACAAGGGGTGGCCTGCCCCGGGGTCGTAATACTCTAGTTTATGGTGGTCCTGGGACTGGTAAAACTTTCTTTGCCATGCAATTCTTGATTAACGGTGCCAGTCTTTATGATGAGCCTGGTGTCATGGTAACCTTTGAAGAGAGCAAGGACAATCTCATAGAAAATTTCAGATTAGAGGATAACCTTCTTGAGGATCTTATCCAGGAAGATAAGATGTTTATAGAGGATTTATCTTCCATTTTTGGGGTTGAAAGTGGTGATTATAGTTTGGATGCTCTTCTAGTCCGTCTAGAGGATGCTATAAAACGTGTAAATGCTAAGAGGATAGTGATCGACAAGGTTGACACTTTACTATCCCACTTTAAAAAAGATATGAGAGAGGAGCTCATCAGGCTCATAAACTGGTTAAATAGCAAGGGTCTTACAAGCATATTCACTAGTGGAGAAAACCCCTATGGTGGGGCGACCCATGGACTTGAAGATTACATATCAGATTGCGTCATCCATCTTAAATACCAGTACAAGGATTATATAGGTACAAGGTATATGACTATACGAAAATATAGGGGTTCAGAACATGGTCTGAATGAGTATCCAATGCTTATAAATTCTAAGGGTTTATCATTGTTCCCTATAACCTCTCTCAAACTTGATTATAGCGTAAGTCGCAAAATCGTATCTAGTGGCATCCCAGAACTTGACAACATACTTGGAGGAGGATTTTACCAAGGGTCGTCTGTATTAATCTCAGGGACCACCGGTACTGGTAAGACTAGTTTCGTATCCACATTCGCCCAGGAAGCCTGCAATAGGGGTGAAAGATGCCTTTTCTTCGCAAATGAGGAGCCCACAGACCAGATAATCCGTAACATGAAATCTGTTGGGATAAACCTCAAAAAATTCATTGAAGAAGGAAAACTCCTTATACACGCCGAAAGACCCACCACACTATGCTTGGAAGCCCACCTGACAAGCATGCAAGATATTGTACGCGATTTCAGACCAGACCATGTTATAATAGATCCCATATCAGCGCTCACAGAGGCCGGTTTCGCCGTGAAAGACCTTTTCATAAGATTCACAGACTTTCTGAAGAATAAGAAGATAACTTCCATCCTAACATACCTTACAATGGGTGGCAGGCCATTAACAACCACAGAGATGCGCCTATCATCCCTCATAGACACCTGGATCATACTAGACCAGACAGAACGGGGTGGAGAATATCTCAAAATCCTAAGAGTACTTAAAAGTCGTGGCATGGAACACTCCACACGACCTCACGAAATCCAACTAACCAAAAAGGGCATAAAAATAAAAAAATGGGGGGTGAAAACTATTTGA
- a CDS encoding ATP-binding cassette domain-containing protein produces the protein MDYIIETEKITKKYDDFTAVDKVDLKVPEEDIYAILGPNGAGKTTLISMLCTILRPTSGTAKVNGYDIIREPEKVRASIGIVFQSRALDDMLTGREHLEMHAALYGVPKEIREERIQEVLELIALGEKADEYVKTYSGGMKRRLEIGRGLIHHPKVLFLDEPTLGLDPQTRESIWKYIKQLNKEEKVTVLLTTHYMEEADKLCDQVAIMNRGKIIKADTPTKLKRELKADTIKVKVERPKEFAEKIQGLPRVKEAYKTQETVKLLVERGENLIPEIVNFATQENFKIRSVELEHPTLEDVFIKYTGNKITET, from the coding sequence ATGGATTACATCATCGAAACAGAAAAAATAACCAAAAAGTATGATGATTTCACAGCAGTAGACAAGGTAGATTTGAAAGTGCCAGAGGAGGACATCTACGCGATACTAGGACCTAACGGGGCTGGTAAAACAACATTAATATCAATGTTATGCACGATACTCAGGCCAACAAGTGGCACAGCCAAAGTGAACGGATACGATATCATCAGAGAACCTGAAAAGGTAAGAGCATCCATTGGCATAGTATTCCAATCCAGGGCGCTTGATGACATGCTAACAGGAAGAGAACACCTAGAAATGCACGCAGCACTATACGGAGTCCCCAAGGAGATAAGAGAGGAAAGGATACAGGAAGTGCTAGAACTCATAGCCCTCGGTGAAAAAGCCGACGAATATGTCAAAACATATTCAGGTGGCATGAAACGCCGACTAGAAATAGGAAGAGGACTCATACACCACCCCAAGGTTTTATTCCTGGATGAGCCAACATTAGGCCTAGACCCCCAGACACGCGAAAGCATCTGGAAATACATAAAACAACTCAACAAAGAAGAAAAAGTAACAGTACTGCTCACAACACATTACATGGAAGAAGCAGACAAACTCTGCGACCAAGTAGCAATAATGAACCGCGGAAAAATCATAAAAGCAGACACACCAACAAAACTCAAAAGAGAACTAAAAGCAGACACAATAAAAGTAAAAGTAGAAAGACCCAAGGAATTTGCAGAGAAAATCCAAGGATTACCCAGGGTGAAAGAAGCCTATAAAACCCAAGAGACAGTAAAATTGTTAGTAGAGAGAGGTGAAAACCTCATACCAGAAATAGTGAACTTCGCAACACAAGAAAACTTCAAAATAAGATCAGTAGAACTAGAACATCCAACACTAGAAGATGTATTCATAAAATACACAGGAAACAAAATAACAGAAACATAA
- a CDS encoding ABC transporter permease has product MGEIEGIYTIWLREMKRFLRYRSRIVTSIVTPLLWLVIFGTGLGASIRFAAVPGGYRAFIYPGIIGQTILFTSIFSGVSVIIDRQYGFLKEILVAPISRPSIVLGKALGISTASMIQTAILLLLSFLVGITMTPACFIVTMILSLIISMGFGGLGLMIAAFTDSMEGFNLIMSFIVLPIFLLSGALFPITGLPTWLKNAVYINPLTYGVDALRYTILRRSVLPLEINFVVISIFAVIMVLLAAFMFNVKEQSLM; this is encoded by the coding sequence ATGGGAGAAATAGAAGGAATATACACCATATGGTTAAGAGAAATGAAAAGATTCCTACGCTACAGATCAAGAATAGTCACCTCAATCGTAACACCACTACTATGGCTTGTAATATTCGGAACAGGACTCGGAGCATCAATAAGATTCGCAGCGGTCCCAGGAGGCTACAGAGCATTCATCTACCCAGGCATAATAGGCCAAACCATACTATTCACAAGCATATTTTCTGGTGTTTCAGTAATAATAGACAGACAATACGGCTTCCTCAAAGAGATTCTAGTGGCACCTATCTCAAGACCATCAATAGTCCTTGGAAAAGCCCTAGGTATAAGCACGGCCTCAATGATACAAACAGCCATCCTACTATTATTATCGTTCCTTGTAGGGATTACAATGACACCAGCTTGTTTCATCGTAACCATGATACTCTCACTCATAATCTCAATGGGTTTTGGAGGGCTGGGACTCATGATAGCAGCCTTCACAGACAGCATGGAAGGATTCAACCTCATAATGAGCTTCATAGTATTACCAATATTCCTACTAAGCGGAGCCCTATTCCCCATCACTGGCCTGCCAACATGGTTAAAAAATGCTGTTTATATAAACCCTTTAACTTATGGTGTGGACGCACTACGCTATACTATACTTAGAAGGTCTGTGCTCCCTCTTGAGATTAATTTTGTAGTTATCAGTATATTTGCGGTTATAATGGTTTTATTAGCTGCTTTCATGTTTAACGTGAAAGAACAGAGTTTAATGTAG
- the cas6 gene encoding CRISPR-associated endoribonuclease Cas6: MIYYKIADKDLAMELHKSDDYKFFTFSEFYVMKRRALKDYLLAENGEIGLYISSPNEEFIKNLVEGFLTNPHVTFLNKKMWVEKVALLRKPKIKKRMKFRTLSPIIVRTLKEKNGKLKQWDLNPADLKFYENLQKNLINKYTAFHGEYKGDEYMKIFPETRSIKRKRIKVPKEGAETYHRAYHMRFEIEADPRLLEFAYDCGLGEKNSMGFGMVAKV; encoded by the coding sequence ATGATATATTATAAAATAGCCGATAAAGACCTCGCAATGGAATTGCACAAGTCAGATGATTATAAATTTTTCACATTTTCTGAATTCTATGTCATGAAAAGAAGGGCCCTTAAAGATTATTTATTAGCAGAAAATGGGGAGATAGGACTTTACATATCATCACCAAATGAGGAATTCATAAAAAACCTTGTAGAAGGATTCTTAACCAATCCCCATGTAACTTTTTTAAATAAGAAAATGTGGGTAGAAAAAGTCGCACTTTTAAGAAAACCTAAAATAAAGAAGAGAATGAAGTTCAGGACACTTTCCCCAATCATTGTACGGACACTCAAAGAAAAAAACGGGAAATTGAAGCAGTGGGATCTTAACCCAGCAGATTTGAAATTCTATGAGAATTTGCAAAAGAATCTCATCAATAAGTATACAGCATTTCATGGAGAATATAAAGGAGACGAATACATGAAAATATTTCCAGAAACTCGGTCGATAAAGCGGAAGAGGATCAAAGTACCTAAGGAGGGGGCTGAAACATATCATAGAGCATATCATATGAGATTCGAAATAGAAGCCGATCCTAGGCTTCTTGAGTTTGCATATGATTGTGGATTAGGTGAAAAAAACAGTATGGGATTTGGGATGGTGGCGAAGGTATGA
- the cas7i gene encoding type I-B CRISPR-associated protein Cas7/Cst2/DevR → MGKYIVLDIVFHGNSLNYDQGSGNYQELKKITKWDGRQYTLVSRYALRYSLLETAQKANLFKLTEAENLIEAGKGENKVIQPATEFLLTGDILNYPEFDLFGYLITDTSPQNFRVAPVKISHAVSMTPFMYDAHFNANIGLANRMRKMHGEMKPNPFTMEEHETYYQYTVVVDIGNIGEMEVYIKPNTDVTIQNEKFKVKNIEKINALNDEEKLSIKLKKGRNEKDLMQSDIVELSEFTEFNDVYLVKYKLKDNKMIKERILSLIKALMNLKRSIKGREEDLSPKLLIAGVYNDGPYKTYRDKIVLVDEYVEEEYDEIEETKTENGRILKVKHKSSKTRKPLFKIKGIKAEITSLDEDKVLSFVERIFHKEDEYKDVKVFKDESIEVKI, encoded by the coding sequence ATGGGAAAATATATAGTTTTAGATATAGTATTCCACGGGAATTCTTTGAATTATGATCAAGGGAGTGGAAATTATCAAGAATTAAAAAAGATAACAAAATGGGATGGTAGACAGTACACACTAGTGAGTAGGTATGCTTTAAGGTACAGTTTACTTGAAACAGCGCAAAAAGCAAATCTATTCAAGTTAACTGAAGCAGAAAATCTCATAGAGGCCGGTAAAGGTGAAAATAAAGTTATACAACCTGCAACAGAATTTCTATTAACTGGAGACATATTAAATTATCCCGAATTTGACCTTTTTGGGTATTTGATAACGGACACTTCTCCCCAAAATTTCAGAGTCGCCCCTGTTAAAATTTCTCATGCCGTCTCTATGACACCTTTTATGTATGATGCACATTTCAATGCCAATATCGGCCTTGCCAATAGAATGCGGAAAATGCACGGTGAAATGAAGCCCAATCCATTCACAATGGAAGAACACGAAACATACTACCAGTATACAGTAGTGGTAGACATTGGAAATATTGGAGAAATGGAAGTTTACATAAAACCGAATACAGATGTTACTATTCAAAATGAAAAATTCAAAGTGAAAAACATAGAGAAAATAAACGCCTTAAACGACGAAGAAAAATTATCAATAAAATTAAAGAAAGGAAGAAATGAAAAAGACCTTATGCAATCAGATATCGTGGAATTATCCGAGTTCACAGAATTCAACGACGTTTACTTGGTCAAATATAAACTAAAAGACAATAAAATGATCAAAGAAAGAATATTGAGCCTCATAAAAGCTTTAATGAATTTAAAACGTAGTATAAAAGGGAGAGAGGAAGATTTATCACCTAAACTCCTCATTGCTGGCGTATATAATGATGGTCCATACAAAACGTACAGGGATAAGATAGTCTTGGTCGATGAATATGTAGAAGAAGAATATGATGAAATAGAAGAGACAAAGACAGAAAATGGACGCATATTAAAAGTAAAACATAAAAGTAGCAAAACAAGAAAGCCTCTATTCAAAATCAAAGGAATTAAAGCTGAAATAACTTCATTAGATGAAGATAAAGTGTTATCATTTGTAGAGCGGATATTCCATAAAGAAGATGAATACAAGGACGTGAAAGTTTTCAAAGATGAAAGTATAGAAGTGAAGATTTAA
- the cas5 gene encoding CRISPR-associated protein Cas5: MDDIIILEIFQPFAQYRNPFTFDHAQSYPLPPKSTIIGMLQNALGRYYDKKLYNLKVSIHGLFETKFWNYQNLIMGEVSLKRYNGRLKLWNEGYPLYSENKKSQRRPRFQEELFNGHYYIFIKGEKDMLLEIEESLSKPSKLLYLGRSEDLIFIRKIHKDFDFEEKKVKRNIWFTQPTYIRLRYDGRNFPLKNMKFPVYSIPVKVLFKNDGQIISNKAELSDSTQRVPTFETVIYTGTDQVIYLKEELIIENYHITDDLVFKIPKEFGWL; this comes from the coding sequence ATGGATGACATAATAATCTTAGAGATATTCCAACCATTTGCACAATACAGAAACCCTTTTACATTTGATCATGCCCAAAGTTATCCATTACCACCCAAGTCAACGATCATTGGAATGCTGCAGAACGCCCTTGGAAGATACTATGATAAAAAATTATACAATTTGAAAGTAAGCATCCATGGTTTATTTGAAACTAAATTCTGGAATTATCAAAATTTAATAATGGGGGAAGTTTCTCTAAAAAGGTATAATGGGCGTTTAAAATTATGGAACGAAGGATATCCACTTTACAGTGAAAATAAAAAATCACAGAGGAGGCCAAGATTTCAAGAGGAGCTTTTCAATGGACATTATTACATTTTCATCAAAGGCGAAAAGGATATGCTTTTAGAAATAGAGGAGTCACTTTCGAAGCCTTCTAAGCTCCTTTATCTTGGGAGAAGTGAAGACCTCATTTTCATAAGGAAAATACACAAGGACTTTGATTTCGAGGAAAAAAAGGTCAAAAGGAACATATGGTTCACACAACCTACATATATCAGGTTAAGATATGATGGTAGAAATTTTCCATTGAAAAATATGAAGTTCCCTGTCTATTCGATTCCTGTAAAAGTTTTATTCAAAAATGATGGTCAGATTATTTCAAACAAGGCTGAATTATCAGATTCTACACAGAGAGTGCCAACTTTCGAAACTGTAATTTATACTGGCACAGACCAAGTAATATATTTAAAGGAGGAATTAATCATTGAAAATTATCATATCACTGATGATCTAGTTTTTAAGATACCTAAGGAGTTTGGGTGGTTGTAA